DNA sequence from the Agrobacterium tumefaciens genome:
CGGCGATCCCGCGCAAGCTCGATCGTGACGCCAAACAGGCTTTTGCCGCGCACCTCGCGCCATTGGTCGAAGCGGTGCTCGGGCTGGAAATCGTCGGTTGCGAAACGGATGATGGTATTCGTGGCCTGATCCTCCCCGACGATCCCGGCAGCCTATTTTTCTGTTGCGCGAAATCGAAGATGAACGAGCGGGTAGGGCCGCCCCTGTCCGTCAAGATCGGAGCGCCCTGTCGGCTCGAACCCCAGCTTACAGTAAAAGCCCATGGCCTCGATGTTCTGTTCATTGACATCGGTGGTCAGCCCGGGATGCGTGGCGATGGCCGCCTGCACCAGCGCCTTGCCGATGCCTTTGCCGTGATGATCCGGATCGATGAAAAGCGCCTCCATGTGCCCTTCATGCAGAAACATGAAGCCGAGTGGGTCATCCGAAACATCGACCGCAAGCATCAGGGGCATTTGCGGGAGAAAGGCTTCGACTTCCTCACCGATCGCGGCGCGATCCGTCGGAAGAAGGAAGCCGTGGGTGGCGTCGACGGCCCGGCTCCATATGTCGAGGATGCGGATTGTGTCGCGGTTGGTGGAGGGGCGAAGTGTGATCATGTCCCACCCTTAGCAATTGCGGCCTTTTCACGCCATGGGGACCGCCTGGATCTTTTTCGCGCACCTTTGCAGTTGATGATTTCCGCAGCGAAAGCAGGCGATTTCAGCTCCGCCGTCCAGCCAGATTTACGGCGTTGAGAACTTTCCCAAAAAAAGCACTTGCAAAAACGGAGATAAAAAAAATAGATAAAAATAAGTTCTATCTATTTATTTCGAAGGAGAGGCTGTCAAATGGATCAGATAATTGCGCAAACCGCTCGAAATCAGGCTGCACTTCCCGTGATCGAGGCAAGTTCAGCACTCGAAGAAGCGAAAATTATCTATAATTTACCGTTTAACGATCTGCTTTTTCAAGCCCAACAGGTGCATCGCCGCCATTTCGATGCCAATGCCATCCAGATGAGCAGGTTGTTGTCCATCAAGACGGGTGGATGCCCTGAGGATTGCAGCTATTGCAGCCAGTCGGCCCGCAACCCGACGGGTCTGAAGGCCTCCAAGCTCATGGAAGTGGAGCGGGTGCTGGCGGAGGCGCGCAAGGCGAAGGAAGGTGGGGCGACGCGTTATTGCATGGGCGCGGCCTGGCGCAACCCCAAGGAGCGCGACATGGAGGCCGTGGTGGCCATGGTTGAGGGCGTCAAGGCGCTGGGTATGGAGACCTGCATGACACTCGGCATGCTGACGCCGGAGCAATCCGAACGGCTGGCCGATGCCGGGCTCGATTATTACAATCACAATGTCGATACGTCCGAGCGCTTTTATTCGCAGATCATCACCACCCGCACTTTCGAGGATCGGCTGGAAACGCTCGCCAATGTCCGCGATGCGGGTATCAAGGTCTGTGCCGGTGGTATTCTCGGCATGGGGGAAACGGTCGAGGATCGTATTTCGATGCTGGTGACCCTTGCCGGCCTGCCGGTGCCGCCGGAGAGCGTGCCGATCAACATGCTCATCCCGATCCCCGGCTCGAAGCTCGCCAATGCCGATCCTGTCGATCCGATCGATTTCGTCCGCACCATTGCGCTGGCGCGAATCCTGATGCCGCGTTCGCATGTGCGGCTTTCGGCCGGGCGCACCGAGATGAGCGACGAAACCCAGGCACTCTGTTTTCTGGCCGGGGCCAATTCCATTTTCGTCGGTGAAACGTTGCTGACGGCCGATAATCCGGGTGAGGATCATGATACGGCACTGTTCCGGCGTCTGGGTCTGAAGCCGATGGAGTTGCAGCCTGCGCAGTCAGGAGAGGGCCGGTGAACACATCGGCGCTCTCCGCTTACGAGGTGAAACTTGCCGGCCTGCACCGCAAATCGCGGCTACGGGCGCTCGTTCCCCAACAGGGGATCGATTTTACCTCCAACGACTATCTCGGACTTGCCGATGCGCCCCGGCTGAAGGCAGCGATTACCGAAGCAATCGAGAGGGGTGTACCGGTCGGCGCGGGCGGCTCACGGTTGCTGCGCGGCAACCACTCGGAACATGAGGCGTTGGAGGTGGAGGCGGCAGCGTTTTTCGGGGCGGAAAAAACGATCTATTTCGCCAGCGGTTTCGCCGCCAACGTTGCGCTTTTTTCCACCTTGCCATTACGGGACGATCTTGTGCTCTACGATGCGCTGATCCATGCCAGCGCGCATGATGGTATTGCGGCCGGCAAGGCACAGGCGCTCGCCGTGTCACATAACAAGGTCGAGGCGTTCGAACGGGAAATAAACCGCTGGCGACACGCTGGTGGTCGTGGACGGCCGTGGATCGCGGTTGAGAGCCTTTATTCCATGGATGGCGACCGGGCGCCGCTTGCGGCGCTTGCGGACCTTGCCGAACGGCATGGCGGTTTTCTTGTGGTCGATGAGGCGCATGCCACCGGCGTTTTCGGGCCTGGCGGCCGTGGTCTTGCCGCGGAGCTGGAAGGGCGGGGCAATGTGGTGGCGTTGCACACCTGCGGCAAGGCGCTGGGCCTTTCCGGCGCAGTCCTGAGCCTGCCGGCGGTTCTCGCCGAATACCTCATCAACCGCGCCCGGGGCTTCATTTATTCCACGGCACCTTCGCCGCTGATGGCGGCGGCGGTACGGGAAGCCTTGCGGATCGTCGCTGATGAAGCCTGGCGGCGGTCGCGGCTGGCGGCGCTGGTAAATTTTGCCGGCGAAGAGCTACGCTCACGGCTCGGGGTCATGCCGAGCGGTTCGCAGATCATGCCGGTCATGATCGGCGACAATGCCCGTTCGCTCGGCATAGCTGCGCGCCTGCGCGAAGGTGGTTTTGACGTGCGGGCGATCCGTCCGCCGACGGTGCCGGAAGGAACGGCGCGCCTGCGTCTTTCCATCACGCTGAATGTGGATGAGAGCCAGATTGCCGATATGGTCGGGCTGCTTGCCTTCGCATTGAAGGAGGAGCGGGCATGAACCTTCGTTTCGTCATTTCAGGCACCGATACCGGCATCGGCAAGACGGTTTTTGCCGCGGCGTTGACCCACGCCTTGCAGGCTTCCTATTGGAAGCCGGTCCAATCCGGGCTGGAGGAGGAGACCGACAGCGAGACGGTGGAACGGCTGGGTGGTGTGCCGCGCGCCCGTATCCTGCCGGAAGCCTATCGCCTCAAAATACCGGCCTCGCCGCATCTTTCAGCCCGTCTCGACAATGTGACGATCGATCCCACCCTCCTGCAACCGCCGGAAACGAAGGGGCCGCTGGTAATTGAAGGGGCGGGCGGGCTTCTGGTGCCGCTGACCGACAGATTTCTGTTCGCCGATATATTCGCCCACTGGCAAATCCCGCTGATCCTGTGCGCCAGAACTGCGCTTGGCACCATCAACCACACGCTGCTGTCGCTTGAAGCGCTGCGGTTACGGAGCATTCCGGTGCATGGTTTGGTTTTCATCGGTGACGAGAGTGCGGAAAATGAGCGCATCATCACCGATATCGGCGGGGTTCGCGCACTCGGCCGTCTGCCGCGTCTGCCTGAGATGACCGCCGGAGCGCTGCATCAGGCTTTCGCTCAACAATTCAATCCTGCCGATTTTCTGGAGGTTACGGCATGAGCCGTTCGCCCATCTGGCATCCCTTCACCCAGCACGGGCTGGAGCCGCCGATGAAACGCATCGTGTCCACGCAAGGTGCCTATCTGGTCGATGAGGATGGCACTCGGCTGTTCGATGCGATTTCATCCTGGTGGGTCATCACCCATGGTCACCGGCATCCGGCGATCATGGCCGCCATCCGCGCCGCGACGGAGGCCTTCGATCAGGTGATTTTTGCCGAATTTTCCCACGAGCCTGCCGAAGAGCTGGCAAAAGGGCTGGTCGACATTGCGCCCGCCGGGCTGGAACACGTGTTTTACTCCGATAGCGGCTCAACTGCGGTGGAAGTGGCGCTGAAAATGGCCCTCGGTTATTTCCATAACCGCGGAGAAAAGCGCGATCGCATCGTAGTGATGGAGCATGGCTATCATGGCGATACGATCGGCACCATGTCCACCGGTGAACGTGGCGTGTTCAATGCCGCTTACCAGCCGCTGCTCTTCGGTGTCGATCGGCTGGCTTTTCCAGAAGCGGGCAGCGGGCAGGCCACCCTCGACATGTTTGAACATTTCTGCCGCTCAGGCCACGTCGCCGCCCTGTTGATCGAGCCGCTGGTGCTCGGCGCCGGCGGCATGAAGATATATAGCGCGGATGTTCTTGCCGGGCTGAAGCAGATCGCCGAACGTCATGGCTGCCTGTTCATTGCCGATGAGGTGATGACTGGCTGGGGCCGGACGGGAAGCCTTTTCGCATGTGAGCAGGCCGGAATTTCTCCGGATATCCTGTGCACGTCGAAGGGCCTTACCGGCGGCTCCCTGCCGTTGGCGGCCACGCTGTGCAGCGGCGCTCTCTTCGATGCGCATTTTTCGACCGACCGCCGTAAGACATTTTTCCATTCGAGTTCCTACACTGCCAATCCGATCGCATGCGCCGCCGCCGTCGCCAATCTTCAGGTCTGGCGGGATGAGCCGGTGGCGCAGCGTATCGGGCAACTGGAACAGATGCTGGGAGACCATCTGCGGCGCTTTGCGGATGACGGACGTTTCACCAATGTCCGGCAGGCGGGAACCATAGCCGCGCTCGATCTCGTGGTGCCTTCCGGTGGTTATCTCGCCGAAGTCGGGCCGCGTATGCGGCGCCTGTTTCGGGAGCGGGGATTTGTCATCCGCCCGCTCGGCAACGTTATTTATCTGATGCCCCCCTATTGTGCGACACCAGACGATCTGGGCCATGCCTTCGACGCCATCGATGAAGTGGCCTCGATCGTCACCGAAACCGCTCGCATAAAAACATCTGTGCCCGGGATCGTGTGACACCGGATATCCGCAGCCTCCTGAATACTCTTGAAAGACCAGACAATGCAGACACTTTCTTCGCGCATGGCCGGCTTTGGACATGCCGTTCCGGGGCGGTGCGTCGGCAATGACGAGATAGAGGTGCGCCTGGGGCTGGAGACCGGCTGGATCGAGCGGCGAACCGGCATTCTCAAGCGCTATTGGGCGGAAGAGGGCGATACCCTGAGCGGGCTTGCCACCGAAGCTGGCCGCATGGCGCTGGAAGATGCGGAAATCGCCCCTGACGATGTCGCGCTGACATTGCTGGCGACCTCCACACCGGACCATCTTCTGCCGCCTTCCGCTCCGCTGCTTGCCCATCGATTGGGCCTGACGCAATCGGGCGGCATCGATCTCGCCGGCGCCTGTTCCGGCTTTCTTTATGCGCTCACCCTTGCCGATGGATTTGTCCGCACCCATGGTCGCGCCGTGCTTGTCGTCGCGGCCAATATTCTGAGCCGCCGCATCAATCTTCAGGAAAGGGCAAGCGCTGTCCTTTTTGCAGACGCTGCCGGCGCAGTCGTGCTTAGACCGTGCCACGAGGCGCAACGTGGCCTTCTGTCGGCCGACCTGCGATCTGATGGCGGCGGTTACGATCTGATCCAGATAGCCGCAGGCGGCAGCAGCCAGCCGTTCTCTGCGGATACGCCCACCGAGGATACGCTGATGACGATGCGCGACGGCCGCGAGGTTTTCTCCCGCGCCGTGGCGCTGATGACCCGAACCTCACAGCGTGTGCTGCAACAGGCGGAGCTGTCGGCCACGAATATCGACCGTTTCGTGCCCCATCAGGCCAATGCCCGCATGTTCGATGCCGTCTGCGGCAATCTCGGCATCGACCGGCAGAAAACCGTCCGCACGGTGGAGAGCTTCGGCAATTCTTCCGCCGCGACCATTCCGCTGTCGCTCTCCGTCGCCAATGCGGAAAGGCGTATCGCAAAGGGCGAGACGTTATTGCTCACCGCCGCAGGAGCCGGTTTGACCGGGGGGGCAATTGTTTATCGGGACTAGCCCGGTGGCAGTGCGCAGAACG
Encoded proteins:
- a CDS encoding beta-ketoacyl-ACP synthase III gives rise to the protein MQTLSSRMAGFGHAVPGRCVGNDEIEVRLGLETGWIERRTGILKRYWAEEGDTLSGLATEAGRMALEDAEIAPDDVALTLLATSTPDHLLPPSAPLLAHRLGLTQSGGIDLAGACSGFLYALTLADGFVRTHGRAVLVVAANILSRRINLQERASAVLFADAAGAVVLRPCHEAQRGLLSADLRSDGGGYDLIQIAAGGSSQPFSADTPTEDTLMTMRDGREVFSRAVALMTRTSQRVLQQAELSATNIDRFVPHQANARMFDAVCGNLGIDRQKTVRTVESFGNSSAATIPLSLSVANAERRIAKGETLLLTAAGAGLTGGAIVYRD
- a CDS encoding 8-amino-7-oxononanoate synthase gives rise to the protein MNTSALSAYEVKLAGLHRKSRLRALVPQQGIDFTSNDYLGLADAPRLKAAITEAIERGVPVGAGGSRLLRGNHSEHEALEVEAAAFFGAEKTIYFASGFAANVALFSTLPLRDDLVLYDALIHASAHDGIAAGKAQALAVSHNKVEAFEREINRWRHAGGRGRPWIAVESLYSMDGDRAPLAALADLAERHGGFLVVDEAHATGVFGPGGRGLAAELEGRGNVVALHTCGKALGLSGAVLSLPAVLAEYLINRARGFIYSTAPSPLMAAAVREALRIVADEAWRRSRLAALVNFAGEELRSRLGVMPSGSQIMPVMIGDNARSLGIAARLREGGFDVRAIRPPTVPEGTARLRLSITLNVDESQIADMVGLLAFALKEERA
- a CDS encoding acetyltransferase, coding for MITLRPSTNRDTIRILDIWSRAVDATHGFLLPTDRAAIGEEVEAFLPQMPLMLAVDVSDDPLGFMFLHEGHMEALFIDPDHHGKGIGKALVQAAIATHPGLTTDVNEQNIEAMGFYCKLGFEPTGRSDLDGQGRPYPLVHLRFRATEK
- the bioD gene encoding dethiobiotin synthase, which translates into the protein MNLRFVISGTDTGIGKTVFAAALTHALQASYWKPVQSGLEEETDSETVERLGGVPRARILPEAYRLKIPASPHLSARLDNVTIDPTLLQPPETKGPLVIEGAGGLLVPLTDRFLFADIFAHWQIPLILCARTALGTINHTLLSLEALRLRSIPVHGLVFIGDESAENERIITDIGGVRALGRLPRLPEMTAGALHQAFAQQFNPADFLEVTA
- a CDS encoding adenosylmethionine--8-amino-7-oxononanoate transaminase — protein: MSRSPIWHPFTQHGLEPPMKRIVSTQGAYLVDEDGTRLFDAISSWWVITHGHRHPAIMAAIRAATEAFDQVIFAEFSHEPAEELAKGLVDIAPAGLEHVFYSDSGSTAVEVALKMALGYFHNRGEKRDRIVVMEHGYHGDTIGTMSTGERGVFNAAYQPLLFGVDRLAFPEAGSGQATLDMFEHFCRSGHVAALLIEPLVLGAGGMKIYSADVLAGLKQIAERHGCLFIADEVMTGWGRTGSLFACEQAGISPDILCTSKGLTGGSLPLAATLCSGALFDAHFSTDRRKTFFHSSSYTANPIACAAAVANLQVWRDEPVAQRIGQLEQMLGDHLRRFADDGRFTNVRQAGTIAALDLVVPSGGYLAEVGPRMRRLFRERGFVIRPLGNVIYLMPPYCATPDDLGHAFDAIDEVASIVTETARIKTSVPGIV
- the bioB gene encoding biotin synthase BioB codes for the protein MDQIIAQTARNQAALPVIEASSALEEAKIIYNLPFNDLLFQAQQVHRRHFDANAIQMSRLLSIKTGGCPEDCSYCSQSARNPTGLKASKLMEVERVLAEARKAKEGGATRYCMGAAWRNPKERDMEAVVAMVEGVKALGMETCMTLGMLTPEQSERLADAGLDYYNHNVDTSERFYSQIITTRTFEDRLETLANVRDAGIKVCAGGILGMGETVEDRISMLVTLAGLPVPPESVPINMLIPIPGSKLANADPVDPIDFVRTIALARILMPRSHVRLSAGRTEMSDETQALCFLAGANSIFVGETLLTADNPGEDHDTALFRRLGLKPMELQPAQSGEGR